Proteins from one Listeria weihenstephanensis genomic window:
- a CDS encoding amino acid ABC transporter substrate-binding protein/permease, whose amino-acid sequence MKKTRILFLLLSFVAVFAMVAGSFVPVAHADEKKTYEIGTDETFAPFEFQNNKGELIGIDMDILKAIAKDQDFDYKVKPLGFNAAVQALASNQVDGVIAGMSITDERKQKFDFSEPYFESGIVMAIKKGDDTIKSYEDLRGKKVAVKTGTEGFEFANANKDKYGFTLVPFDDSASMYADVRTGNSAACFDDYPVLAYGVKQGNGLAIVTEKEKGNSYGFAVNKGQNKELLEKFNAGLANIKANGEYKKIVDTYIGSETTQKSFWDLLVESAPALLLGLWYTIKLTLISLVFAAALGLVFGFLKVSRSKILRGIATVYVDIFRGIPLIVLAFFVYFGIPEALGFKMDATVAAVITLSLNAGAYITEIIRGGIQAVDKGQMEAGRSLGLPYGKTMIKIILPQAIRVMIPSFINQFVITLKDTSIMSVIGLVELTQSGKIIIARTFESSTIWLIVAIMYLIVITALTKLSNVMERRVNND is encoded by the coding sequence ATGAAAAAGACAAGAATCTTATTTTTACTATTGTCATTTGTAGCTGTATTCGCGATGGTTGCGGGCAGCTTTGTACCAGTTGCGCACGCGGACGAAAAGAAAACGTATGAGATCGGGACGGACGAAACTTTTGCCCCGTTTGAATTTCAGAATAATAAAGGCGAATTAATCGGTATCGATATGGATATCTTAAAAGCCATTGCGAAAGACCAAGATTTCGATTATAAAGTGAAGCCACTCGGTTTTAATGCCGCGGTTCAGGCGCTTGCAAGTAATCAAGTAGACGGCGTTATCGCTGGGATGAGCATCACCGACGAACGCAAGCAGAAATTTGACTTCTCGGAGCCTTATTTTGAGTCAGGTATTGTGATGGCGATAAAAAAAGGCGACGATACGATCAAGTCGTATGAAGATTTGCGTGGCAAGAAGGTCGCGGTCAAAACGGGGACAGAAGGCTTCGAATTTGCCAATGCGAACAAAGATAAATATGGCTTTACGCTAGTGCCGTTCGATGATTCTGCGAGCATGTATGCGGATGTTAGAACTGGTAATTCAGCGGCTTGTTTCGATGACTATCCAGTGCTGGCTTATGGCGTCAAACAAGGAAACGGCCTCGCAATTGTAACCGAGAAAGAAAAAGGTAATTCTTACGGTTTCGCGGTAAATAAAGGCCAAAATAAAGAACTACTCGAAAAATTCAACGCTGGACTTGCGAATATTAAAGCAAACGGCGAGTATAAAAAAATTGTAGACACGTATATCGGAAGTGAAACAACACAAAAATCGTTCTGGGATCTTCTCGTAGAAAGCGCGCCAGCTTTATTACTCGGTCTGTGGTATACGATCAAATTAACCCTGATTTCACTTGTTTTTGCGGCAGCTTTAGGACTTGTATTCGGATTCCTAAAAGTGAGTCGTAGTAAAATTTTGAGAGGAATAGCAACGGTTTATGTCGATATTTTCCGTGGTATTCCGCTTATTGTACTAGCGTTCTTCGTTTACTTCGGTATTCCCGAGGCGCTAGGTTTCAAAATGGATGCTACCGTCGCGGCCGTTATTACCTTGAGCTTAAACGCAGGTGCTTATATTACCGAGATTATCCGAGGCGGAATCCAAGCAGTTGATAAAGGCCAAATGGAAGCTGGGCGTTCTCTAGGCTTACCATACGGCAAAACCATGATCAAAATCATACTTCCACAAGCGATACGCGTTATGATTCCGTCATTCATCAATCAGTTTGTCATCACGCTGAAAGATACGTCCATCATGAGTGTTATCGGTCTTGTCGAGCTAACCCAATCAGGAAAAATCATCATCGCGCGGACGTTTGAATCCTCCACTATTTGGTTGATTGTCGCGATCATGTACCTCATTGTCATCACGGCGTTAACGAAACTATCCAATGTGATGGAAAGGAGAGTTAATAATGACTAA
- a CDS encoding putative holin-like toxin, producing MYFFVLYYLILILGFGSFIVSFIDLIVFIVKAMQKDKE from the coding sequence ATGTACTTTTTTGTTCTATATTATTTGATACTTATACTCGGTTTTGGAAGTTTCATCGTTTCCTTTATCGACCTAATTGTCTTCATTGTGAAAGCAATGCAAAAGGACAAAGAATAA
- a CDS encoding response regulator transcription factor, translated as MKNILVVDDDKNIRQLAGHYLRAEGFHVVEAGNGVEAETILETHQIHVAVVDVMMPEMDGYALCQKIRQNHAEIPVIMLTAKDSLTDKARGFEAGTDDYLTKPFEPQELIFRIRALLRRSNQASEVKIKIGRIIIDQKSYGITIGKRELMIPVKEFELLYQLASYPGRIFTREELIERIWHRDYDGSDRTVDVHIKRLRDHFDEKMDGIRITTVRGVGYKLEELT; from the coding sequence ATGAAAAATATTCTTGTAGTAGATGATGATAAAAATATTCGCCAACTTGCGGGACATTATTTGCGGGCGGAGGGTTTTCATGTCGTAGAGGCTGGGAATGGTGTTGAGGCAGAGACGATACTTGAAACGCATCAAATACACGTCGCGGTGGTAGATGTGATGATGCCAGAAATGGATGGCTACGCGCTATGCCAGAAAATCCGTCAGAATCATGCGGAGATTCCGGTGATCATGCTAACTGCCAAAGATTCGTTGACGGATAAAGCGCGTGGTTTTGAGGCGGGAACCGATGATTATCTCACCAAGCCATTCGAACCGCAAGAATTAATTTTCCGAATCAGGGCGTTGCTTAGACGCTCCAACCAAGCGAGTGAAGTGAAAATTAAGATTGGGCGGATTATTATCGATCAGAAAAGTTACGGTATTACGATTGGGAAGCGTGAATTGATGATTCCGGTGAAAGAATTTGAGCTACTTTACCAGTTGGCGAGCTATCCTGGTCGCATTTTTACGAGGGAAGAGTTGATTGAGCGGATTTGGCATCGCGATTATGATGGGAGTGATAGAACGGTAGATGTTCATATTAAGCGGTTGCGAGATCATTTTGATGAAAAAATGGATGGCATTCGGATTACTACGGTGCGCGGCGTCGGTTATAAATTGGAGGAATTAACATGA
- a CDS encoding sensor histidine kinase, with the protein MKTLYFRIIITMFVVIIASSLLGFVFANIYYQTKLKPFNDQKVTKMAQEIQGFYEANDELALKDYLANIGELGYELFLTDGANQSAYFGGEFRKKELPQETVQQVLDGKTYHGIDQFDTGIFITGFFDNDIRNTIGVPVTNDGETQALFVRQDPEQQFGELRIFFAMILVFTSIISILLVLISGRYIVHPIVKLTNATKKIRKGNYDVGLQVRRKDEIGQLADSFSIMVKELEKSEAARQEFVANVSHELQSPLTSMKGFATLLRSETLTKDERAKYLEIMADETARLSTLTKQLLTLASLDQEVDLLKQETFDLKGQWKQLLQMTEWSWREKRLTIDIDLADISYKGDAELLYQAWSNLLVNAIKYTPPEGKITIRLTENETDIIVKVADNGIGIQAADLPEIFTRFYKTDQTRPRVEGSSGLGLSITKKIIDLHHGTITVESELEKGTIFTIRLPKN; encoded by the coding sequence ATGAAAACGCTATATTTCCGCATTATTATAACGATGTTTGTTGTTATTATCGCCAGCAGCCTGCTCGGTTTTGTGTTCGCGAATATTTACTATCAGACGAAGTTAAAACCATTTAATGATCAAAAAGTAACGAAGATGGCGCAGGAAATTCAAGGGTTTTATGAGGCAAACGATGAACTCGCGCTAAAAGATTATCTGGCCAATATCGGTGAGCTTGGTTATGAGCTATTTTTAACAGATGGGGCTAATCAATCGGCTTATTTCGGTGGTGAATTTCGGAAAAAAGAGCTACCGCAAGAAACCGTGCAACAAGTTTTGGATGGGAAAACGTATCATGGGATCGATCAATTTGATACAGGAATTTTTATCACCGGTTTTTTTGACAATGATATTAGGAATACGATTGGTGTACCGGTGACGAATGATGGAGAAACACAAGCCTTATTTGTGCGGCAAGATCCGGAGCAACAGTTTGGCGAGTTGCGAATTTTCTTTGCGATGATTCTGGTTTTCACCTCGATTATCAGCATTTTACTCGTTCTAATCAGCGGACGGTATATCGTTCATCCGATTGTGAAGCTGACGAATGCGACGAAAAAAATTCGAAAAGGCAACTACGATGTCGGTTTGCAAGTCAGGCGTAAAGACGAAATTGGGCAGCTTGCAGATTCCTTTTCCATCATGGTGAAGGAACTCGAAAAATCAGAAGCAGCGAGGCAGGAATTCGTCGCGAATGTGTCTCATGAACTGCAATCACCGCTAACTTCGATGAAAGGTTTTGCGACGTTGTTACGCTCGGAGACATTAACGAAAGACGAGCGCGCGAAGTATTTAGAGATTATGGCAGACGAAACGGCGCGATTATCCACGTTGACGAAACAACTCCTAACACTCGCTTCTTTGGATCAAGAAGTGGACCTACTCAAGCAGGAAACATTTGATTTAAAAGGACAATGGAAGCAGCTATTACAAATGACAGAGTGGAGTTGGCGCGAAAAGAGATTGACAATAGACATTGACTTGGCGGATATATCCTATAAAGGCGATGCGGAATTGTTATACCAAGCGTGGTCTAATTTGTTAGTAAACGCAATTAAATATACGCCACCAGAAGGCAAAATAACGATTCGCTTAACAGAAAATGAGACGGATATCATTGTGAAAGTAGCGGACAACGGGATTGGCATTCAGGCTGCGGATTTACCTGAAATTTTCACGCGCTTTTATAAAACCGATCAAACAAGGCCGCGGGTGGAAGGTTCTAGTGGGCTCGGTTTATCGATTACAAAGAAAATCATTGATCTACATCATGGAACAATAACGGTAGAAAGTGAGCTCGAAAAAGGAACGATCTTCACGATAAGACTACCGAAAAATTGA
- a CDS encoding ABC transporter permease, translating to MFLAWRELRHAKLRYFLIGLIMVLIVWLVLFVSGLANGLANDNGAAINSSKATYYVLQKDSDNRLTRSNLTETQADKVTDQVEKTEATNLGVQMGTITPPTKDKKTDITYFATDLDSFMKPDITEGNMAKAKDEVVADISLKESGYELNDQVKDSATGQKFTITGFTKDNTFSHSPVLFTNWDGWDLVHQTNKGAEGAYTAVALHISEKTADKLSLGNLELATSKEVLQGIPGYSEEQGSLLMMIAFLFVIAAFVLAAFFYVITIQKINQFGILKAVGARTAYLGRSIVSQVILLSIVSLLIGNALTFGLAAILPASMPFALSPLLAIGCSVLFLIVTVLGSLLSLYRVAKIDALEAIGRAN from the coding sequence ATGTTTTTAGCATGGAGAGAATTACGACACGCAAAACTGCGGTATTTTTTAATTGGATTAATTATGGTGCTCATCGTTTGGTTGGTACTTTTTGTGTCGGGACTTGCGAATGGGTTGGCAAATGACAATGGTGCCGCGATTAACTCGAGTAAAGCGACATATTATGTATTACAAAAAGACTCGGATAATCGCTTAACTCGGTCGAATTTGACGGAGACACAAGCAGATAAAGTCACGGATCAGGTTGAGAAAACGGAGGCGACCAATTTAGGTGTCCAAATGGGGACAATCACGCCACCGACCAAGGATAAGAAAACAGATATTACTTATTTCGCGACAGACTTAGATAGTTTTATGAAACCTGATATAACAGAAGGAAACATGGCGAAAGCAAAAGATGAAGTTGTCGCGGATATTTCTTTGAAAGAATCAGGATATGAGCTAAATGACCAGGTTAAAGATAGTGCCACTGGCCAAAAATTCACGATTACTGGTTTTACGAAAGACAATACGTTTAGTCATTCTCCCGTTTTATTTACGAACTGGGACGGCTGGGATCTTGTTCACCAAACTAACAAGGGTGCAGAAGGAGCTTATACAGCTGTAGCGCTCCATATTTCAGAGAAAACGGCGGATAAATTGTCGCTCGGTAATCTAGAGTTAGCAACGAGCAAAGAAGTTCTACAGGGCATTCCTGGTTATTCAGAAGAACAAGGATCGCTACTCATGATGATCGCCTTCTTGTTCGTCATTGCCGCCTTCGTGTTAGCCGCATTTTTCTATGTCATCACGATTCAAAAAATAAACCAATTCGGTATTTTAAAGGCAGTTGGAGCAAGGACGGCATATCTCGGTCGCAGCATTGTGAGCCAAGTCATCTTATTATCCATCGTGAGCCTATTGATCGGAAACGCGCTAACCTTTGGACTTGCCGCGATATTACCTGCAAGCATGCCATTTGCGCTTAGTCCATTACTTGCTATCGGTTGTTCTGTTTTATTTTTGATCGTAACCGTTCTTGGTTCGTTGCTATCACTTTATCGCGTAGCTAAAATAGATGCACTAGAAGCAATTGGGAGGGCAAACTAA
- a CDS encoding DUF1294 domain-containing protein, giving the protein MLILLASAYYLMMNVIGFSTMAIDKSKAVKHQWRIPEATLLLCAFLGGGIGSWIGMYTFHHKTHKWKFKLLVPFSILLHIGIISYLIYYFR; this is encoded by the coding sequence ATGCTTATATTACTCGCTTCAGCGTACTATTTAATGATGAACGTGATTGGCTTTTCGACCATGGCTATCGACAAAAGTAAAGCCGTGAAACATCAATGGCGAATCCCTGAGGCCACGCTATTACTCTGCGCCTTTTTGGGTGGTGGCATCGGTTCTTGGATCGGCATGTACACCTTTCACCACAAAACACATAAATGGAAATTCAAGTTACTCGTTCCGTTTTCGATTCTACTTCACATCGGAATTATCAGCTATCTCATTTATTATTTCAGGTAA
- a CDS encoding RidA family protein codes for MTKEIIHTDQAPKALGPYSQAVKVNGFIYASGQLGIDPATGEMLEGVEAQTKQAFTNIKAVLEAGGSSLDKIVKTTVLFKDLGNFIAVNEIYASFFEGDYPARSAFQVAKLPNDADIEIEVIAEA; via the coding sequence ATGACAAAAGAAATAATTCATACAGATCAAGCACCAAAAGCGCTAGGACCATACTCGCAGGCGGTAAAAGTAAACGGTTTTATTTATGCATCGGGACAACTTGGAATTGATCCAGCAACGGGTGAAATGCTGGAAGGTGTGGAAGCACAAACAAAGCAAGCTTTCACGAACATTAAAGCAGTTCTAGAAGCGGGCGGATCGAGCCTTGATAAAATCGTTAAAACGACCGTCTTATTCAAAGATTTGGGTAATTTTATCGCGGTCAATGAAATCTATGCATCGTTTTTTGAAGGGGACTATCCAGCACGTAGCGCGTTTCAAGTCGCTAAATTGCCGAATGATGCGGATATTGAAATCGAAGTAATTGCAGAAGCGTAA
- a CDS encoding 5-methyltetrahydropteroyltriglutamate--homocysteine S-methyltransferase yields the protein MANAPFRADQVGSILRTEALKKARLDFKAGEITAAELRQVEDNEIKHIVQKQKEAGLKAVTDGEFRRAWWHFDFLEGLDGVEGYDAENGIQFAAVQTKTHSVKIVAPIDFSDHPMLADYRFLHSVVGTDAVAKMTIPSPAMLHYRGDIEYSPYLEDKALFLHDLARAYKKAIQAFYDEGCRYLQLDDTSWSYLCSDAEREVVRARGFDPDELQTIYKDLINEAISEKPADMVITMHICRGNFRSTWIASGGYEPVAETLFGGLNIDGFFLEYDNDRSGDFAPLRHVKRPDLKIVLGLITSKNGVLEDPALIKARIKEASEFVPLSQLCLSPQCGFASTEEGNILTEDEQWAKLAHVVAIAKDIWSDK from the coding sequence ATGGCAAACGCACCGTTTAGAGCAGATCAAGTAGGTAGTATTTTACGAACGGAGGCCCTTAAAAAGGCACGATTAGATTTTAAGGCTGGCGAAATAACAGCCGCTGAGTTACGACAAGTAGAGGACAACGAGATCAAGCATATCGTTCAGAAGCAGAAAGAAGCTGGCTTAAAGGCGGTGACAGACGGTGAGTTTCGCCGTGCTTGGTGGCATTTCGATTTTCTGGAGGGGCTTGACGGCGTGGAAGGATATGACGCTGAAAATGGCATCCAATTTGCGGCTGTTCAAACCAAGACGCATTCTGTTAAAATCGTAGCGCCTATCGATTTCTCCGACCATCCGATGCTGGCAGATTACCGATTTTTACATAGCGTTGTGGGGACGGATGCCGTTGCTAAAATGACGATTCCGAGCCCAGCGATGTTACATTATCGCGGTGATATCGAGTATTCGCCGTATTTAGAAGATAAAGCTTTGTTCTTGCATGATTTGGCACGAGCATACAAAAAAGCGATTCAGGCGTTCTACGATGAAGGTTGTCGTTATTTGCAGCTGGACGATACTTCTTGGAGTTATTTATGTTCTGACGCCGAGCGAGAAGTTGTTCGTGCGCGGGGCTTTGATCCCGATGAATTGCAGACGATTTATAAAGATTTGATCAATGAGGCGATTTCGGAAAAACCAGCGGATATGGTCATTACGATGCACATTTGTCGTGGAAACTTCCGTTCGACGTGGATTGCTTCTGGTGGCTATGAACCCGTTGCCGAGACACTTTTTGGCGGCTTGAATATTGATGGTTTTTTCTTGGAATATGACAACGATCGTTCTGGTGATTTCGCGCCATTACGTCATGTAAAACGTCCAGATTTGAAAATTGTACTCGGTTTGATTACCTCGAAAAATGGCGTTTTGGAAGATCCTGCGTTAATTAAAGCGCGAATCAAAGAAGCATCGGAATTTGTGCCACTTTCTCAGTTATGTTTGAGCCCGCAGTGTGGTTTTGCGTCTACCGAGGAAGGTAATATTTTAACCGAAGACGAACAATGGGCAAAGTTGGCTCACGTTGTTGCGATCGCGAAGGATATTTGGTCGGATAAATAA
- a CDS encoding amino acid ABC transporter ATP-binding protein, with protein MTKLKVTDLKKNFGTNEVLKGINLEVAEGEVVCVIGPSGSGKSTFLRCMNHLEDITAGEVVVDDYNITDKKTDINKVRENIGMVFQHFNLFPHMSVLKNITLAPTELSKQSKEDAKKAGMALLTRVGLADKADAKPSQLSGGQKQRVAIARALAMNPDIMLFDEPTSALDPEMVGEVLGVMKDLAKEGMTMMVVTHEMGFAKEVGDRVIFMDGGYIVEEGTPEEVFDHPKHERTISFLEKVL; from the coding sequence ATGACTAAACTCAAAGTAACCGATCTAAAGAAAAATTTTGGCACCAATGAAGTTTTAAAAGGGATCAATTTAGAAGTGGCGGAGGGCGAAGTAGTTTGCGTCATTGGCCCATCTGGATCTGGTAAGAGTACTTTTTTGCGGTGCATGAATCATCTAGAAGATATCACGGCAGGCGAGGTCGTTGTCGATGATTACAATATTACCGACAAGAAAACGGACATCAACAAAGTGCGCGAGAACATCGGTATGGTATTTCAGCACTTTAACCTATTTCCGCACATGTCCGTTTTAAAAAATATCACGCTCGCACCAACAGAGCTTAGCAAACAGTCCAAAGAAGATGCGAAAAAAGCTGGTATGGCACTCTTAACACGCGTTGGTCTGGCGGATAAAGCAGATGCAAAACCAAGTCAACTTTCCGGTGGACAAAAACAACGTGTCGCGATTGCACGAGCACTTGCGATGAATCCAGATATCATGCTTTTTGACGAGCCAACCTCGGCGCTTGATCCAGAAATGGTCGGCGAAGTTCTTGGCGTTATGAAGGATCTGGCCAAAGAAGGCATGACGATGATGGTTGTGACGCATGAGATGGGCTTTGCCAAAGAAGTTGGCGATCGCGTGATTTTCATGGACGGCGGTTACATTGTCGAAGAAGGTACGCCAGAAGAAGTTTTCGATCATCCGAAACATGAACGTACCATCAGCTTTTTAGAAAAAGTACTGTAA
- a CDS encoding rhodanese-like domain-containing protein — MSFNLISVEELENRSATNIIDVRDTEDFNAVHIEGVRNIPLIGLPNFVDELDPNTIYSVICYSGNRSTQACEYLSARGFQCENVVGGMNAWLEKE, encoded by the coding sequence ATGAGTTTTAATCTAATTTCAGTCGAAGAACTAGAAAACAGATCCGCTACAAACATTATCGACGTCCGCGATACCGAAGATTTTAATGCCGTTCACATTGAAGGCGTGCGCAACATCCCATTAATTGGCCTGCCAAATTTCGTGGATGAACTTGATCCAAATACGATTTACAGCGTCATTTGTTACTCTGGCAATCGCTCCACACAAGCATGCGAGTATTTAAGTGCTCGCGGTTTCCAATGCGAAAATGTCGTTGGTGGAATGAACGCCTGGCTTGAGAAAGAATAA
- a CDS encoding cation-translocating P-type ATPase: MQRYQEEADKVLEELETSAKTGLTTAEVTKRLERDGYNELKDKLRDPLWKLFLETFKDPMVIVLLAAAFVQILIGEVVESLIIFAVLILNSVISVVQTRKAEGSLDALKEMSAPAAKVIRNGEKLTIAARELVVGDIVLLDAGDFVPADGRIFESGSLKVDEGMLTGESEAVEKHIRVISEDVALGDRKNMVFSGALTVYGRGAFVVTGTGGGTEIGKIAGLLESAEAKQTPLQQKLESFSKKLGVGILLLCILIFAIEAGRVWLGGDDGDMTKAILNAFMFAVAVAVAAIPEALSSIVTIVLSVGTNKMAKRHAIIRKLPAVETLGSTSVICTDKTGTLTQNKMTVVDYYLPDGTQEVFPDTPDTWSEGERRLIHIAVLCNDSNINEEGLELGDPTEVALIAFSNKNNKNYNEIRERYMREAEIPFDSERKLMSTVHTFDGQKAMLTKGGPDVVFARCSQVFLDGKEQPLTEELKATLMQANEDFSNQALRVLAYAYKRLDGTQTDVDLDDEHDLVLVGLTAMIDPPREAVYAAIEESKKAGIRTVMITGDHKTTAQAIGRDIGLMEPDDIALTGQELDALSDQELDDKLEHISVYARVSPENKIRIVKAWQKKGKVTSMTGDGVNDAPALKQADIGVAMGSGTDVAKDASAMVLTDDNFVSIVSAVEVGRTVFDNIKKAIAYLFAGNLGAIIAILFALVFDWINPFTALQLLFINLVNDSLPAIALGMEKAEPDVMERKPRDIKEGIFAGGTMQAVITRGVLIGAAVIISQYIGLQHSPEISVAMAFTTLILARTLQTFAARSNKQTAFEAGFFSNKYVIYAVGVCFVLYGVTVLPGAREIFSIPASFGLSEWGIAAGLALGAVILMELGKIVGRIGKRKES; encoded by the coding sequence ATGCAGAGATATCAAGAGGAAGCGGATAAGGTATTAGAAGAGTTAGAAACTTCTGCGAAAACTGGGTTGACGACGGCTGAGGTTACGAAACGGTTGGAGCGGGATGGTTATAATGAGTTGAAAGACAAGTTACGGGATCCTTTATGGAAACTGTTTTTGGAGACGTTTAAGGATCCGATGGTGATTGTCTTGCTTGCAGCGGCGTTTGTGCAGATTTTGATTGGCGAGGTTGTGGAGTCACTGATTATTTTTGCGGTGCTGATTCTGAACTCGGTGATTAGTGTTGTGCAGACGAGGAAGGCGGAAGGGTCGCTTGATGCGCTGAAAGAGATGTCGGCACCCGCGGCTAAGGTGATCAGGAACGGTGAGAAGTTGACGATTGCTGCGCGGGAACTCGTTGTCGGCGATATTGTTTTGCTGGATGCTGGGGATTTTGTTCCGGCGGATGGGCGGATTTTTGAAAGTGGTTCGCTTAAAGTGGACGAGGGCATGTTGACGGGGGAATCGGAGGCGGTCGAAAAACATATTCGGGTGATTTCGGAGGACGTGGCGCTTGGGGATCGGAAAAACATGGTCTTCAGTGGCGCGCTGACGGTTTATGGTCGTGGTGCTTTTGTCGTGACTGGAACGGGTGGCGGTACGGAAATCGGAAAAATTGCTGGACTGCTTGAGAGTGCTGAGGCGAAACAGACGCCATTGCAACAAAAATTGGAGAGCTTTAGTAAGAAGCTGGGTGTCGGGATTTTGCTGTTGTGTATCTTGATTTTCGCGATTGAGGCTGGGCGTGTTTGGCTTGGCGGTGATGATGGAGATATGACGAAAGCGATTTTGAACGCGTTTATGTTTGCGGTGGCTGTGGCGGTTGCGGCGATTCCGGAGGCGCTGTCGTCGATTGTAACGATTGTGTTGTCGGTTGGGACGAACAAGATGGCAAAACGGCACGCGATTATTCGGAAGTTGCCGGCGGTTGAGACGCTTGGTTCGACGAGCGTGATTTGTACGGATAAAACGGGGACATTGACGCAAAATAAGATGACTGTCGTGGATTATTATTTGCCGGATGGAACGCAGGAAGTTTTCCCAGATACGCCAGATACGTGGTCGGAGGGTGAGCGACGTTTAATTCATATCGCGGTGCTTTGTAATGACTCGAATATTAATGAGGAGGGCCTCGAGCTTGGTGATCCGACCGAGGTTGCGCTGATCGCGTTTAGTAATAAGAATAATAAGAATTACAACGAGATTCGTGAGCGGTATATGCGCGAGGCAGAGATTCCGTTTGATTCGGAACGGAAGTTGATGTCGACGGTGCATACATTTGATGGGCAAAAAGCGATGCTGACAAAAGGTGGACCAGACGTCGTGTTTGCGCGCTGTAGCCAAGTATTTTTGGATGGCAAGGAGCAGCCGCTGACAGAAGAACTAAAAGCGACTTTGATGCAGGCCAACGAGGACTTTTCGAATCAGGCATTGCGCGTTTTGGCCTATGCTTACAAGCGCTTGGACGGTACGCAGACGGATGTTGATTTAGACGATGAGCATGATTTGGTGCTTGTTGGTTTGACGGCGATGATCGATCCGCCACGTGAAGCGGTTTATGCGGCGATTGAGGAGTCGAAAAAAGCGGGAATTCGGACTGTAATGATTACGGGTGACCACAAGACGACAGCGCAGGCCATTGGACGCGATATTGGCTTGATGGAGCCGGATGACATCGCGCTAACTGGGCAAGAGCTTGACGCTTTATCGGATCAGGAACTCGATGATAAATTGGAGCATATTTCTGTTTATGCACGTGTTTCTCCTGAAAATAAAATTCGAATCGTAAAAGCTTGGCAGAAAAAAGGCAAGGTGACTTCGATGACGGGTGATGGTGTCAATGATGCTCCAGCTTTGAAACAAGCGGATATTGGTGTGGCGATGGGAAGTGGGACCGATGTTGCCAAAGATGCTTCGGCGATGGTCTTGACGGATGACAACTTTGTATCCATTGTGAGCGCGGTGGAAGTCGGCCGTACGGTATTTGATAATATCAAAAAAGCAATTGCCTACTTGTTTGCAGGGAATTTAGGCGCGATTATTGCGATCCTTTTCGCACTCGTATTTGATTGGATTAATCCTTTCACAGCGCTACAACTTCTGTTTATCAATTTGGTCAATGACTCGTTACCAGCGATTGCTTTGGGAATGGAAAAAGCGGAGCCAGACGTGATGGAGCGCAAACCGCGGGATATTAAAGAGGGTATTTTTGCGGGTGGAACGATGCAGGCCGTGATTACGCGTGGTGTTTTGATCGGGGCTGCGGTTATTATTTCGCAGTACATCGGCTTACAACATTCACCTGAAATCAGTGTCGCAATGGCGTTTACAACGTTGATTCTAGCGCGTACTTTGCAAACTTTTGCGGCCCGTTCGAACAAACAAACAGCGTTCGAAGCAGGATTTTTCAGTAATAAATACGTGATTTATGCCGTTGGTGTGTGTTTCGTATTATATGGCGTGACCGTACTTCCCGGCGCGCGTGAAATCTTCTCGATTCCGGCATCATTTGGTTTAAGCGAGTGGGGAATCGCTGCAGGACTAGCACTTGGCGCAGTTATTTTGATGGAATTAGGTAAAATTGTGGGACGGATTGGAAAACGTAAAGAATCTTAA